One window from the genome of Dyadobacter sp. CECT 9275 encodes:
- a CDS encoding c-type cytochrome: MNIPFREDSKFLPILKCSKTLIAIALTLFLSLPLLVSAQDSTATAAAPAGGGDAAKGESIFKNNCAQCHAATDERVVGPGLKGATSRNNMEWLVKWVRNSQAVIASGDPYAVKIYNEYSKTQMTSFPSLSEDDIKSIFAYVDQAATAAPAAAAATSGAAAGGSEAGAGGPSDLFMIVLVALVVVMLLVLGVLVVIVSLLSKAVSGQTEETADGDFMTRFSNSLKAIVTDPAIRSATVWVFILLVIKATLDGAYSVGVQQGYAPKQPISFSHKLHAGEYKIDCNYCHTGVNRGKSAHIPSANICMNCHGVIKKESPEIQKIYTSIEKDQPIEWVRVHNLPDLAYFNHAQHVNVGGLECQNCHGEVEKMEVIQQRSSLTMGWCIDCHRKTEVNTKDNQYYDKLVQLHASESKEALKVADIGGLECAKCHY; this comes from the coding sequence ATGAATATACCATTCCGAGAAGACTCTAAGTTTTTACCTATCTTAAAGTGTTCAAAAACGTTAATAGCAATCGCTTTAACACTTTTCCTTAGTTTACCTCTTTTAGTATCTGCACAGGACAGCACGGCAACTGCCGCAGCTCCCGCCGGTGGAGGCGATGCAGCAAAGGGTGAAAGTATTTTCAAAAATAACTGTGCGCAGTGCCACGCTGCTACTGATGAGCGTGTAGTAGGTCCGGGTTTAAAAGGAGCCACAAGCCGGAACAATATGGAATGGCTTGTTAAATGGGTGCGTAACTCACAAGCTGTAATTGCTTCAGGTGATCCTTATGCAGTAAAAATTTATAATGAATATTCAAAAACGCAGATGACAAGCTTTCCCAGCCTGTCGGAGGATGATATCAAATCAATCTTTGCGTATGTTGACCAGGCTGCAACTGCAGCTCCTGCGGCAGCAGCAGCAACTTCAGGTGCCGCCGCTGGTGGTTCTGAGGCAGGTGCTGGAGGCCCATCCGATCTGTTTATGATTGTTCTGGTGGCGCTTGTGGTGGTTATGCTACTGGTACTTGGCGTATTAGTGGTAATTGTTTCGCTGCTTAGCAAAGCTGTCAGCGGCCAGACAGAAGAGACCGCCGACGGAGATTTCATGACCCGTTTCAGTAATTCTCTCAAAGCCATCGTAACCGATCCCGCCATACGTTCTGCAACGGTGTGGGTTTTCATTCTGCTGGTAATCAAGGCAACACTTGACGGAGCCTACAGTGTGGGTGTACAGCAGGGATATGCCCCTAAGCAGCCGATTTCTTTTTCTCATAAGCTGCATGCAGGTGAGTACAAAATAGATTGTAATTACTGCCATACAGGTGTGAACAGGGGTAAGTCGGCACATATACCTTCCGCTAATATTTGTATGAACTGCCATGGGGTGATTAAAAAGGAATCTCCTGAAATACAGAAAATATATACTTCCATTGAGAAGGATCAGCCAATAGAATGGGTTAGGGTGCATAACCTGCCAGATCTGGCTTATTTCAACCATGCGCAGCACGTCAATGTAGGAGGGCTGGAATGCCAGAACTGCCACGGTGAAGTTGAAAAGATGGAAGTTATCCAGCAACGTTCATCTCTTACAATGGGATGGTGTATTGACTGCCACCGTAAAACTGAGGTTAATACCAAGGACAACCAGTATTACGACAAGCTGGTGCAGTTGCATGCTTCGGAAAGCAAAGAAGCATTGAAAGTGGCTGATATCGGAGGTTTGGAATGTGCTAAGTGCCACTATTAA
- the rpsA gene encoding 30S ribosomal protein S1, which produces MSKEKQNQPLPDFDWDKAADKGFGTGYSAADRDRFEQMYETTLSPVQEKEVVKGVVVGITDREVILNIGFKSDGIVSSNEFRDLPGMKIGDEVEVYVENQEDAQGQLVLSRKKAKVITAWDNIQKSFDEDVVIDANVKRRTKGGLIVDIFGIEAFLPGSQIDVKPIRDFDIFVGKRMEVKVVKINYANDNVVVSHKILIEKDLEAQRQQILNNLEKGQVLEGVIKNMTNFGVFIDLGGVDGLLHITDISWGRINHPSDLLSLDQKLNVVVLDFDEEKKRISLGLKQLQSHPWDSLDETIQVGSKVTGRIVNVADYGAFLEIKPGVEGLIHVSEMSWSQHLRNPQEFMNVNDEISAVVLTLDRQERKMSLGIKQLTEDPWTQGSLKEKYAIGTRHKGVVRNLTNFGLFIELEEGIDGLVHVSDLSWTKKIKHPSDFVKVNDELEVVVLELDAENRRLALGHKQLEENPWDTFETIFAVGSVHKSTIVAKGDKFATLELPYGIEGISAIKNLAKEDGTLAEVGESLDFTVLEFLKDEKKIVLSHSKVKAAPASEERKEEKAAKAAPAKAAEAPKDAEKSTFGDLSVLSALKEQFEESEKKGKKVAKKDEDSAE; this is translated from the coding sequence ATGTCTAAGGAAAAACAAAATCAGCCTCTCCCTGACTTCGACTGGGACAAAGCAGCAGACAAAGGTTTCGGTACTGGATATTCAGCAGCTGACCGCGACCGTTTTGAACAAATGTATGAAACTACTCTTTCTCCTGTTCAGGAAAAAGAGGTGGTTAAAGGTGTAGTTGTTGGAATTACGGACCGTGAAGTAATACTTAACATCGGATTTAAATCGGATGGTATCGTATCATCCAATGAATTCCGTGACCTCCCTGGTATGAAAATCGGAGATGAGGTAGAAGTGTATGTTGAAAATCAGGAAGACGCTCAGGGACAGCTTGTTCTTTCCCGTAAAAAGGCCAAAGTAATCACTGCCTGGGATAACATCCAGAAATCTTTTGACGAAGATGTGGTTATTGACGCCAACGTGAAAAGAAGAACCAAGGGTGGTCTTATTGTTGATATTTTTGGAATTGAGGCTTTCTTGCCTGGTTCACAAATCGACGTGAAGCCAATACGTGATTTTGACATTTTTGTTGGAAAACGTATGGAAGTTAAAGTTGTGAAAATTAACTATGCTAATGATAACGTAGTTGTATCTCACAAAATACTGATCGAAAAAGATCTTGAAGCACAACGCCAGCAGATCCTGAATAACCTTGAGAAAGGTCAGGTACTTGAAGGTGTGATCAAAAACATGACCAACTTTGGTGTGTTCATCGATCTTGGTGGTGTGGATGGTCTTCTTCACATTACGGACATTTCATGGGGCCGTATCAACCACCCATCTGACCTGCTTTCGCTGGATCAGAAACTTAACGTGGTTGTGCTTGATTTTGACGAAGAGAAAAAACGTATCTCTCTTGGCTTGAAACAACTTCAGTCTCACCCATGGGATTCTCTTGACGAAACAATCCAGGTTGGATCAAAAGTTACCGGTCGCATCGTGAATGTTGCTGATTACGGTGCTTTCCTTGAGATCAAACCAGGTGTTGAAGGTCTGATCCACGTTTCTGAAATGTCATGGTCACAGCACCTGCGCAATCCGCAGGAGTTTATGAACGTAAACGACGAGATCAGCGCAGTGGTATTGACGCTTGACCGTCAGGAACGCAAAATGTCTCTGGGTATTAAACAGCTTACAGAGGATCCATGGACTCAGGGTTCACTGAAAGAAAAGTATGCGATCGGAACACGCCACAAAGGTGTGGTACGTAACCTGACCAACTTTGGTTTGTTCATCGAGCTTGAAGAAGGTATCGACGGACTGGTTCACGTTTCTGATTTGTCATGGACTAAGAAAATCAAACATCCTTCGGATTTCGTAAAAGTAAATGACGAACTTGAAGTTGTAGTGCTTGAACTGGACGCAGAAAATCGTCGTCTGGCACTGGGCCACAAGCAACTTGAAGAAAACCCATGGGATACCTTTGAAACCATTTTTGCGGTAGGGTCTGTTCACAAATCGACGATCGTAGCAAAAGGTGACAAATTTGCCACCCTTGAACTACCTTATGGTATCGAAGGAATCTCTGCCATCAAAAATCTTGCAAAAGAGGATGGTACACTTGCAGAGGTAGGAGAAAGCCTTGATTTCACCGTACTGGAATTCCTGAAAGATGAAAAGAAAATCGTTTTATCTCACTCAAAGGTAAAAGCAGCTCCGGCATCAGAGGAAAGGAAAGAAGAAAAAGCAGCGAAGGCGGCACCTGCAAAAGCAGCAGAAGCGCCTAAGGATGCTGAGAAATCAACTTTCGGTGACCTGAGTGTCCTGTCAGCTTTGAAGGAACAGTTTGAGGAAAGCGAAAAGAAAGGAAAAAAAGTGGCTAAAAAAGACGAGGATAGTGCTGAATAG
- a CDS encoding HNH endonuclease → MGKVLVLNQDYSALSVCTVPKAFLLVYMNKAEMLAESPRHFLRTVSNEYPMPVVIRLNHYIHLPYRGVVMTRHNIFRRDGNRCQYCGTHDHLTLDHVMPKSRGGKTTWDNLATACKRCNSRKGDLTPEEAGMHLKQSPFRPSFLMFIRDFSGLAADEWMPYLGAKDRAYQ, encoded by the coding sequence ATGGGTAAAGTACTGGTTCTTAATCAAGATTATAGTGCATTAAGTGTTTGCACCGTCCCAAAAGCGTTCTTGCTGGTGTATATGAACAAAGCTGAAATGCTTGCTGAGTCTCCCAGGCATTTTCTTCGGACGGTGAGCAATGAATATCCCATGCCGGTTGTGATCCGCCTCAATCACTACATTCATCTTCCTTACCGCGGCGTGGTCATGACGAGGCACAATATCTTCCGGCGTGACGGAAACCGGTGTCAGTACTGCGGAACGCATGATCATCTCACTTTGGATCATGTAATGCCCAAGTCCCGGGGAGGAAAAACAACCTGGGATAACCTGGCAACGGCATGCAAGCGCTGTAATTCCAGAAAAGGCGACCTTACACCCGAAGAAGCTGGTATGCATTTGAAGCAATCGCCATTCCGCCCTTCCTTTCTGATGTTTATCAGGGATTTTTCAGGTTTAGCAGCAGATGAATGGATGCCTTACCTGGGGGCTAAGGACCGTGCGTATCAATAG
- the smpB gene encoding SsrA-binding protein SmpB: protein MAEKLVKKVDIKNRRASFEYFFIDEYTAGIALTGTEIKSIRQGKVNFQDAYCLFMDGELYVRSLHIAPYTEGTHYNHDPMRDRKLLITKREIKKLTEGIKDQGLTIIPVRMFTSERGLVKLHIALAKGKKLYDKRDTIKERDIKRETDRINY from the coding sequence ATGGCAGAAAAGCTAGTAAAGAAAGTAGATATCAAGAACAGACGTGCGTCATTCGAATATTTTTTTATCGATGAATACACGGCAGGAATAGCGCTGACAGGCACTGAAATAAAATCCATCCGCCAGGGAAAGGTGAATTTTCAGGATGCCTACTGTCTTTTTATGGATGGAGAGCTGTACGTAAGAAGTTTGCACATAGCGCCGTATACCGAAGGGACTCACTATAACCATGACCCGATGCGGGACAGAAAGCTGCTCATTACCAAACGTGAAATAAAAAAGCTGACGGAGGGAATAAAAGACCAGGGGCTGACCATTATTCCGGTAAGGATGTTTACCAGTGAGCGCGGCCTGGTGAAACTGCATATTGCCCTGGCTAAAGGTAAAAAGCTGTACGATAAACGGGACACCATCAAGGAAAGGGATATCAAGCGGGAAACCGACAGGATTAATTACTAA
- a CDS encoding radical SAM protein: protein MRLVSHPVLCNYYVTYRCNASCGFCDIWEKPSPYITLESFRENLRDLKRLGVKVIDFTGGEPLLHRQLDVLLREAKAQGMITTVTSNGLLYPKQATKLRGLIDMLHFSLDSPDRDEHDTSRRVKCFDKVMESIEIARSLGERPDIIFTVFEDNVGKIRQLRDEICLPNDLVLILNPVFEYNGIGGSLSQEALTEMLWWGKQKNVYLNEAFVQLRLDGGNHVEDPVCKAASTTLVISPENKLVLPCYHLGLKDFAINGNLFELYHSDEVQKLVALEGRLPACEGCAINCYMQPSFAVEMNRYWWKALPSTIKYNRMKGTWKQMMRL, encoded by the coding sequence ATGCGTTTGGTATCTCATCCCGTTCTGTGCAATTATTATGTGACGTATCGTTGTAATGCTTCATGTGGTTTTTGTGACATTTGGGAGAAGCCTTCGCCTTATATCACACTTGAAAGTTTCAGAGAAAACCTCAGAGATCTGAAAAGGCTTGGCGTGAAAGTCATAGATTTCACAGGGGGAGAGCCGCTGCTGCATCGCCAACTGGATGTACTGCTGCGGGAAGCCAAAGCGCAGGGCATGATCACCACGGTGACCAGCAACGGTTTGTTATATCCTAAACAGGCCACCAAACTCCGTGGACTGATTGATATGCTTCATTTTTCGCTGGATTCTCCTGACCGAGACGAACATGATACCTCACGACGAGTGAAATGTTTTGATAAGGTAATGGAGTCTATCGAAATTGCCCGCAGCCTTGGAGAAAGGCCTGACATTATATTCACCGTTTTTGAAGACAATGTGGGCAAGATACGCCAATTACGGGATGAAATATGTTTGCCTAACGACCTGGTACTTATCCTGAACCCTGTTTTTGAATACAATGGCATCGGAGGCAGTCTTTCACAGGAAGCGCTTACGGAAATGTTGTGGTGGGGAAAACAGAAGAATGTATATCTGAATGAGGCGTTTGTCCAGCTAAGGCTCGATGGCGGCAATCATGTGGAAGATCCCGTTTGCAAGGCGGCAAGTACTACGCTGGTTATTTCACCCGAAAACAAGCTGGTACTTCCCTGTTATCACCTTGGGCTTAAAGATTTTGCGATAAACGGAAATCTGTTTGAGCTTTATCATTCCGATGAAGTACAGAAACTGGTTGCCCTTGAAGGACGTTTGCCCGCCTGTGAAGGTTGCGCCATTAACTGTTACATGCAGCCCTCTTTCGCCGTTGAAATGAACCGGTACTGGTGGAAGGCCTTGCCAAGTACGATTAAATATAATCGGATGAAGGGCACTTGGAAGCAGATGATGAGGCTTTAA
- the accD gene encoding acetyl-CoA carboxylase, carboxyltransferase subunit beta, giving the protein MSWFIRKEKGISTPTEMKREAPDGLWYQCSNCKKVTPTREHKQNAYTCPHCNYHEKVGSEIYFELLFDNNEFVELDANLTSGDPLHFVDTKAYTDRIKSTMKKTGLKDAVRTGHGKMNDLKIVIACMDFNFIGGSMGSVVGEKIARAINYALDHKLPFLMISKSGGARMMEASFSLMQMAKTSARLALLSEAKLPYISLLTDPTTGGVTASYAMLGDFNISEPGALIGFAGPRVIRETIGKDLPKGFQSAEFVLEHGFLDFIVDRKDLKDKLTSLLTMLR; this is encoded by the coding sequence ATGTCTTGGTTCATTCGAAAAGAAAAAGGTATCAGTACTCCCACGGAGATGAAACGTGAAGCTCCGGACGGATTGTGGTACCAATGTTCTAATTGCAAAAAAGTCACTCCAACCAGAGAACATAAACAAAACGCATATACTTGCCCCCATTGTAATTATCACGAAAAAGTGGGATCGGAGATTTATTTCGAACTGCTGTTTGATAATAATGAGTTCGTAGAACTTGACGCCAATCTTACCTCCGGTGACCCGCTTCATTTCGTAGATACCAAAGCCTATACCGACAGGATCAAATCCACGATGAAGAAAACAGGTCTGAAGGATGCCGTCAGAACTGGTCATGGAAAAATGAACGATCTCAAGATTGTGATAGCCTGTATGGATTTTAACTTCATAGGCGGCTCTATGGGGTCGGTGGTTGGAGAAAAAATCGCGCGGGCCATTAACTATGCTTTGGACCATAAGTTGCCTTTTCTAATGATATCCAAGTCGGGAGGGGCCAGAATGATGGAGGCTAGTTTCTCCTTAATGCAAATGGCCAAAACATCGGCACGGCTTGCACTGTTATCCGAAGCAAAATTGCCATACATATCTCTGCTGACAGATCCTACCACAGGTGGTGTTACGGCTTCCTATGCCATGCTGGGAGATTTCAATATTTCGGAACCAGGCGCGCTGATCGGATTCGCCGGCCCCAGGGTGATCCGGGAAACAATAGGCAAAGACCTGCCAAAAGGATTCCAGAGTGCGGAATTTGTACTCGAGCACGGTTTCCTGGATTTTATAGTCGACCGGAAGGACCTGAAAGATAAATTAACCAGCCTGCTCACCATGCTTCGTTGA
- a CDS encoding NADPH-dependent FMN reductase gives MTESSSPIVIIVGTNRPQSMSRKIAEYYHQVLESLNTPSIILDLIHLPHDFTFSAMYDNCGKNEDFNSLRALLEKTDRFVFIVPEYNGSYPGVLKAFIDGLPYPNSFSNKKAALVGLSSNMQGAAIALSHLNDVFSYLGMNTLALRVKLAQIRAHFNGTEITNSLYRELIDIQAAQLIRF, from the coding sequence ATGACAGAGTCTTCTTCGCCTATTGTAATTATAGTGGGTACCAATCGGCCCCAGTCCATGTCCCGGAAAATTGCCGAATACTACCATCAGGTACTTGAAAGTCTGAATACCCCAAGTATTATTCTGGACCTGATCCACCTGCCCCACGATTTTACTTTCTCGGCTATGTACGATAACTGCGGTAAGAATGAAGATTTTAACTCCCTGCGGGCCTTGCTGGAGAAAACAGATCGGTTTGTATTTATTGTGCCTGAATATAACGGCTCCTATCCGGGTGTACTAAAGGCATTTATTGACGGACTTCCTTACCCCAATAGTTTCAGTAATAAAAAAGCAGCACTGGTTGGCTTGTCTTCCAACATGCAGGGAGCAGCCATAGCGCTAAGCCACCTCAATGACGTTTTCAGCTATCTGGGAATGAACACCCTGGCGCTCCGAGTGAAGCTGGCTCAGATACGTGCTCATTTTAACGGCACCGAAATCACAAATTCACTCTATAGGGAACTCATAGACATCCAGGCCGCACAGTTGATCCGCTTTTAA
- the ftsZ gene encoding cell division protein FtsZ yields the protein MNTSLLQALDQDYIVNEIVREQPIGSAHSEPAIIKVIGVGGGGSNAVNYMFEKKIKDVEFAVCNTDRQALANSPVPTKIQLGATLTQGLGAGTDATKGKEAALETIEEIKALLGGFTQMVFITAGMGGGTGTGAAPVIAQLAKEMGKLTVAVVTAPYTWEGLDKKEQALEGIEQLKEYSDTVLVVLNDKLEELYEDMTLTQAFAEADGILLNAVKSISEIITTSGNINTDFKDVEKVLKKAGQSVMGTAEATGADRAKIAIKEALDSPLLNDRDITGAKRILVTLATSKKSEATMKEQREIWRFVLSQVGGEARMFKLGTITDDSLGDKLRVTIVAAGFDSVESPIPGIEIKNWGKVKEDKEQKEEVSVVTEVTLPEEEESPVMVSAALDATPTGTVVLEVGHVISVPNAPVNISYIEEEEEGKWSDEESARLSAMIKSFREGLVKYADLEGAAYKRSRIDLWKKPAIPANEMEQHWLK from the coding sequence ATGAACACCAGTTTATTGCAAGCATTAGACCAGGACTATATTGTGAACGAAATCGTACGAGAACAGCCCATTGGTTCTGCCCATTCCGAACCCGCTATTATCAAGGTAATCGGCGTTGGTGGAGGAGGAAGTAACGCGGTTAATTACATGTTTGAGAAAAAAATCAAAGATGTGGAATTTGCCGTATGTAATACCGACCGCCAGGCACTGGCTAATAGCCCCGTGCCAACAAAGATACAACTCGGTGCTACCCTCACGCAAGGACTTGGGGCCGGAACAGATGCTACAAAAGGAAAGGAAGCCGCACTTGAAACCATTGAGGAGATCAAGGCTTTGCTGGGCGGATTCACGCAGATGGTTTTTATAACCGCCGGAATGGGCGGAGGAACGGGTACAGGTGCTGCACCGGTCATTGCCCAGCTTGCCAAAGAAATGGGTAAACTGACGGTGGCCGTGGTAACAGCTCCCTATACCTGGGAAGGGCTGGATAAAAAAGAACAGGCACTTGAAGGTATAGAGCAATTAAAGGAATACAGTGACACCGTTCTGGTGGTTCTTAATGACAAGCTGGAAGAGTTATATGAAGATATGACCCTGACGCAGGCATTTGCCGAAGCAGACGGTATTTTGTTAAATGCCGTAAAAAGTATCTCCGAGATCATCACAACGAGCGGTAATATCAATACCGACTTCAAGGATGTTGAAAAGGTACTGAAAAAGGCAGGGCAGTCGGTGATGGGGACGGCAGAAGCTACAGGTGCAGACCGGGCCAAAATTGCTATTAAAGAGGCGCTGGATTCTCCTTTGCTGAACGACAGAGATATTACAGGTGCGAAGCGGATTCTGGTAACCCTGGCAACGAGCAAGAAAAGCGAGGCTACCATGAAAGAGCAGCGTGAAATCTGGCGTTTTGTGCTGTCACAGGTAGGAGGTGAGGCAAGGATGTTTAAGCTAGGTACCATCACTGACGATTCTCTCGGTGACAAGCTGCGGGTCACTATTGTGGCAGCCGGTTTCGACAGTGTGGAATCTCCCATCCCTGGAATTGAAATTAAAAATTGGGGTAAGGTAAAAGAAGATAAGGAGCAGAAGGAAGAGGTGTCAGTGGTAACGGAAGTTACTCTTCCGGAAGAAGAAGAGTCTCCGGTTATGGTATCGGCTGCGTTGGATGCCACACCAACGGGTACTGTCGTATTGGAGGTGGGTCATGTGATCTCCGTACCGAATGCACCCGTTAACATATCCTATATCGAAGAGGAAGAAGAAGGAAAATGGTCAGATGAGGAGAGTGCACGTTTGTCTGCCATGATCAAATCCTTCAGAGAAGGACTGGTTAAATATGCTGATCTGGAAGGTGCGGCCTATAAGAGGAGCCGGATTGACCTCTGGAAAAAGCCCGCAATTCCTGCAAACGAAATGGAACAGCATTGGTTAAAATAG
- the ftsA gene encoding cell division protein FtsA: MAHEKIVVGVDIGSTKIAVIAAQGAASGSRHNNIEILGFSEVPVPAGAVVNGSVENIKQVGGAVREALQEAAALSDLDIGIVNVSFSGSHVKVSAQSDGVLRPSASTGEEVTQRDVDQLVDDMYRARTEPNYDVLHVLPMDFVVDNATGVKEPVGRTGIKLGANFLIISANNQSIQRTRKSLFDADNNLKCDKMVYAPLATGLAVLTENEMKAGIALVDIGDHTTDLIIYQDKIVRHIVSFPIGGRHITSDLATGCGIQPENAEQLKKVFGTALSEDIPLNIEIFVNFLAGRPPKQVLKKNVALIIEERLKEIAAMVYGEIINSGYQEKLIGGIVLTGGSANIPDIELLFEKVTDLSVRVGFPENLAHTVKADAVSNASFATAIGLAWAGIKAIDPRVKSVCKPSLTEMTNRAQATVEVKRKEEKEPREELKKNGRFFWDNLLGKKDENTDEY, encoded by the coding sequence ATGGCACACGAAAAAATTGTAGTTGGAGTAGATATTGGAAGTACTAAAATAGCGGTAATTGCTGCACAGGGCGCTGCATCAGGATCCCGTCATAACAATATTGAGATTTTAGGATTTAGCGAAGTACCGGTGCCTGCTGGAGCCGTGGTGAACGGATCGGTGGAAAATATTAAGCAGGTAGGAGGTGCGGTCCGTGAGGCACTGCAGGAAGCCGCTGCGCTGTCCGATCTTGATATTGGAATTGTAAATGTTAGTTTCAGTGGTTCGCACGTCAAAGTGAGTGCACAAAGTGACGGGGTTTTGCGCCCGTCTGCATCCACCGGAGAGGAGGTCACCCAACGGGACGTCGACCAGCTTGTGGATGATATGTATCGTGCCAGGACAGAACCTAACTATGATGTGCTCCATGTGCTGCCGATGGATTTCGTGGTGGATAATGCTACGGGTGTTAAAGAGCCCGTAGGGCGCACGGGTATCAAGTTAGGAGCTAATTTCCTGATTATTTCCGCTAATAACCAATCCATTCAGCGCACCAGAAAGAGTTTGTTTGATGCGGACAATAACCTGAAATGTGATAAAATGGTGTACGCCCCCCTGGCAACGGGGCTGGCCGTGCTGACGGAAAATGAAATGAAGGCCGGGATTGCCCTGGTGGATATCGGGGATCATACCACAGACCTCATTATTTATCAGGACAAAATTGTAAGGCATATTGTATCTTTCCCGATCGGCGGAAGGCATATTACCAGTGACCTGGCAACAGGTTGCGGCATTCAGCCTGAGAATGCGGAACAACTAAAGAAAGTTTTCGGCACGGCATTATCCGAAGATATTCCTTTAAATATTGAAATTTTTGTTAATTTTCTGGCTGGAAGGCCGCCTAAGCAAGTTTTAAAAAAGAACGTAGCCCTGATTATCGAAGAAAGGCTGAAGGAAATAGCGGCAATGGTCTATGGGGAAATCATCAATTCGGGTTATCAGGAAAAGCTGATAGGCGGAATTGTGCTCACCGGTGGAAGTGCCAATATACCTGATATTGAACTGCTGTTTGAAAAAGTAACCGACCTGTCCGTAAGGGTAGGTTTTCCCGAGAATCTGGCGCATACCGTCAAAGCAGATGCAGTAAGTAATGCTTCTTTTGCAACTGCAATTGGCCTGGCATGGGCGGGTATCAAGGCAATTGATCCAAGAGTGAAGTCTGTTTGTAAACCCTCATTAACTGAAATGACCAACCGGGCGCAAGCTACGGTTGAAGTGAAAAGAAAAGAAGAGAAAGAGCCTCGTGAAGAACTCAAAAAAAACGGGCGGTTTTTTTGGGATAATCTGCTGGGCAAGAAAGATGAGAATACAGATGAGTATTAG
- a CDS encoding cell division protein FtsQ/DivIB: MACIGMAENRFSKQRCNNLVINIEGDSGAHFLNQTDIRMLATENGGDALAGSRLNEVRLSDVEARIKSNKLIKKCQVYRDLKGNLVINVEQERPLARWIHSSPNGQWRNASGRYINEEGAFFPLSDSYSARTLLVTGPYFLSRKNLKSEKDKGLLDLIRFLDEDPFWKAQVAQVEVGNDGEISLLTLLGDQRIEFGTSEGFEKKFKKIRLFYERVLSQDWGRFSKISVKFQDQIVCE, from the coding sequence ATGGCATGCATTGGAATGGCAGAAAATCGTTTCAGTAAACAACGCTGTAACAATCTGGTCATCAATATTGAGGGAGATTCAGGCGCTCATTTTCTGAATCAAACCGATATACGGATGCTTGCCACGGAAAACGGGGGCGATGCACTGGCAGGGAGCCGTTTAAACGAGGTAAGGCTGTCGGACGTGGAAGCCAGAATTAAAAGCAATAAGCTTATAAAAAAATGTCAGGTATATCGTGATCTAAAAGGAAACCTGGTAATAAATGTAGAGCAGGAGCGGCCGCTTGCCCGGTGGATACATAGTTCGCCCAACGGTCAGTGGAGGAATGCATCAGGTCGTTACATTAATGAAGAGGGGGCCTTTTTCCCATTGTCCGACAGTTATTCTGCCAGGACATTACTGGTAACCGGCCCGTATTTTCTGAGTAGGAAAAATTTAAAATCCGAAAAAGATAAGGGTTTATTGGACCTGATTCGTTTTCTGGATGAAGATCCTTTCTGGAAGGCACAGGTGGCGCAGGTGGAAGTAGGGAATGACGGAGAGATCAGTTTGCTGACGTTACTGGGAGATCAGCGCATTGAGTTTGGAACCTCGGAGGGTTTTGAGAAAAAATTTAAAAAAATCCGGCTATTCTACGAACGGGTACTTAGCCAGGATTGGGGCAGGTTTTCAAAAATTAGTGTAAAGTTTCAAGATCAAATTGTTTGTGAATAA